In a genomic window of Trichoderma atroviride chromosome 4, complete sequence:
- a CDS encoding uncharacterized protein (EggNog:ENOG41~TransMembrane:1 (o27-45i)) — MASFPNLRRLFIEARTEDEERNISRTAFYHTVLFMGSVAVFSLIAQRLNAGK; from the exons ATG GCAAGCTTCCCCAATCTCAGGAGGCTATTCATCGAGGCCCGAAcggaggatgaggagaggAACATCTCAAGAACAGCG TTTTATCATACAGTCTTGTTCATGGGGTCTGTGGCGGTCTTTAGTCTGATTGCGCAGAGGCTGAATGCTGGGAAATGA
- a CDS encoding uncharacterized protein (EggNog:ENOG41), producing the protein MMSMFDAPPAGGSSAPAAAPAGGMNDLMNGFEGLNFGGATTSEPLPAAMQLHNAHGGAQPKKDSDDLLGLL; encoded by the coding sequence ATGATGAGCATGTTTGATGCCCCTCCTGCAGGTGGTAGTTCAGCaccggctgctgctcccgcaGGTGGCATGAACGACTTGATGAACGGGTTCGAAGGGCTTAACTTTGGAGGTGCGACTACCAGCGAGCCACTGCCAGCGGCCATGCAGCTACACAATGCGCATGGTGGCGCgcagcccaagaaggatAGCGATGACCTTTTGGGTCTGTTGTAG
- a CDS encoding uncharacterized protein (EggNog:ENOG41) has translation MAVNRIRGAFAAPRKGETFELRAGLVSQYAYERKESIQKTIMAMTLGKDVSALFPDVLKNIATGDLDQKKLVYLYLMNYAKTHPDLCILAVNTFVQDSEDPNPLVRALAIRTMGCIRVDKMVDYMEEPLRKTLRDESPYVRKTAAICVAKLFDLNPALCIENGFIDSLQEMIGDPNPMVVANSVQALAEISETAPETRALLVTPPILKKLLMAMNECTEWGRITILTVLADYVAADVKESEHICERVIPQFQHVNPSVVLAAVKVVFIHMKAINSELVRSYLKKMAPPLVTLVASQPEVQYVALRNIDLLLQAKPDILSKELRVFFCKYNDPPYVKMQKLEIMVRIANEKNYEQLLAELKEYALEVDMDFVRRAIKAIGQVAIKIEDASAKCVQALEDLLATKANYVVQEVVVVIKDILRKYPGYEGVIPSLCNYIDELDEADARGSLIWIVGEYAEKISNAEEILDGFVDTFSEEFTQTQLQILTAVVKLFLKKPSGAQSLVQKVLQEATTNNDNPDIRDRAYVYWRLLSGDLEVAKNIVLSTRPTISTTMTSLPTTLLEQLLSELSTLASVYHKPPRSLCWQGSFRRRRNPEGCYPGTAPERRREPHRRLCCRQRIRFRLAEQH, from the exons ATGGCGGTGAATCGCATCCGGGGCGCTTTTGCCGCGCCTCGGAAGGGAGAGACGTTTGAGCTGCGGGCGGGTCTGGTCTCGCAGTATGCGTACGAGCGAAAGGAGTCGATCCAGAAgaccatcatggccatgacgcTGGGCAAGGACGTCTCTGCCCTGTTCCCCGACGTCTTGAAGAACATTGCGACTGGCGACCTTGATCAAAAGAAGCTGGTCTATCTGTATCTCAT GAACTATGCCAAAACGCACCCGGACCTTTGCATTCTCGCCGTCAACACGTTTGTCCAAGATTCAGAAGACCCGAACCCTCTCGTACGAGCGCTCGCCATCCGCACAATGGGATGTATCAGGGTGGACAAGATGGTGGACTACATGGAAGAGCCGCTGAGGAAAACGCTAAGGGATGAGTCGCCATACGTGCGCAAGACTGCGGCCATTTGCGTGGCTAAGCTTTTCGACCTGAACCCAGCCCTGTGCATTGAGAATGGATTCATCGATTCACTTCAAGAGATGATTGGCGATCCAAACCCGATGGTGGTCGCAAACTCGGTCCAGGCATTGGCCGAGATCAGCGAGACGGCGCCCGAAACGAGAGCACTGCTGGTCACGCCTCCGATCCTCAAGAAACTACTGATGGCTATGAACGAGTGCACCGAATGGGGTAGGATCACCATTTTGACCGTGCTAGCAGACTATGTCGCGGCCGACGTCAAGGAATCGGAGCACATTTGCGAGAGGGTCATCCCGCAATTCCAGCACGTCAACCCTAGTGTGgtcttggctgctgtcaaGGTTGTCTTTATTCACATGAAGGCAATCAACTCTGAGCTTGTGCGGTCGTATCTTAAAAAAATGGCACCCCCTCTTG TCACATTGGTTGCATCCCAGCCAGAGGTCCAGTACGTTGCCCTCAGGAATAtcgaccttcttcttcaagccaAGCCAGACATTCTGAGCAAGGAGCTGagagtcttcttctgcaaatACAACGACCCGCCTTATGTGAAAATGCAGAAGCTGGAAATCATGGTCAGAATAGCAAATGAGAAGAACTACGAACAGCTCCTTGCAGAGCTGAAGGAATACGCTCTGGAAGTGGACATGGACTTTGTGCGCCgagccatcaaggccatcggcCAGGTGGCCATCAAGATCGAGGATGCGAGTGCCAAGTGCGTTCAGGCGCTGGAGGACCTTCTCGCCACCAAAGCCAACTACGTGGTGCAAGAGGTTGTTGTGGTCATCAAGGACATTCTGCGAAAATACCCTGGCTACGAGGGCGTGATCCCTTCGCTTTGCAATTACATTGACGAGCTGGATGAAGCCGATGCTCGTGGATCACTCATCTGGATTGTGGGTGAATACGCGGAGAAGATTAGCAACGCTGAGGAGATTCTCGATGGCTTTGTTGACACATTTTCAGAGGAATTTACACAG ACCCAACTTCAGATCTTGACAGCCGTTGTGAAGCTGTTTTTGAAGAAGCCTAGTGGAGCGCAGAGTCTTGTCCAGAAGGTACTGCAAGAGGCAACGACCAACAACGATAATCCCGATATCCGTGACAGAGCATATGTCTACTGGCGATTACTGTCAGGAGACCTGGAAGTTGCCAAG AACATTGTGTTGTCAACAAGACCAACCATTTCCACAACAATGACGAGCCTACCAACAACGTTGTTAGAGCAACTTCTGTCAGAGCTCTCGACTCTTGCATCAGTATACCACAAGCCCCCCCGAAGCCTTTGTTGGCAAGGGTCGTTTCGGCGCAGACGAAATCCAGAGGGCTGCTATCCAGGAACAGCGCCAGAACGCCGCAGAGAACCCCATCGCCGCCTCTGTTGCCGCCAACGGATCCGGTTCCGTCTCGCAGAACAACATTGA
- a CDS encoding uncharacterized protein (EggNog:ENOG41) encodes MASITEASLREAITQRLGAIHVEVTDMSGGCGQAFTSLIVSPQFKDLKSLKRHRLVNTALKDEIAAIHAWTAKCQTPDEWDKERDTAAPSLDGTVGGHVEGTNQ; translated from the exons atgGCCTCAATAACAGAAGCCTCCCTCCGCGAGGCCATCACCCAGCGCCTCGGCGCAATCCACGTCGAAGTCACCGACATGTCAG GTGGCTGCGGCCAAGCCTTCACCTCCCTCATCGTCTCCCCCCAGTTCAAGGACCTCAAGTCCCTCAAGCGGCACCGCCTCGTCAACACCGCCCTCAAGGACGAAATCGCCGCCATCCACGCCTGGACGGCCAAATGCCAGACGCCCGACGAGTGGGACAAGGAGAGGGATACTGCGGCGCCGTCGCTGGATGGCACGGTGGGAGGACATGTTGAGGGGACGAACCagtga